One window from the genome of Magnolia sinica isolate HGM2019 chromosome 4, MsV1, whole genome shotgun sequence encodes:
- the LOC131243241 gene encoding uncharacterized protein LOC131243241 isoform X1 has product MHAKSDSEVTSLAPSSPTRSPRRPLYYVQSPSQHDAEKMSFQSSPMGSPAHHHFQYHCSPIHHSRESSTTRFSASLKNPKNGAWRKMMNGEAGVDDDDGEDDEDDGNDVGKKMSLPRFYFICFVLSFVLLFTAFSLILWGASKPYKPRISVKSIVFERFNVQAGMDATGVPTKMLSLNSTVRISFRNPATFFGVHVSSTPIILYYYQLEVASGYMKEFYQSRKSQRLITATVQGTQIPLYGGGSSLTSSHESPISVPLNLTFVVRSRAYVLGKLVKPKFYRTVHCWVTLKQNRLGKRVDLKESCNYD; this is encoded by the exons ATGCACGCGAAATCCGACTCGGAGGTGACGAGCCTAGCCCCGTCGTCACCGACTCGGTCCCCACGTCGGCCGCTGTACTACGTTCAAAGCCCGTCCCAACACGATGCGGAGAAGATGTCGTTTCAGTCGAGCCCAATGGGCTCGCCCGCCCACCACCATTTCCAATACCATTGCTCGCCCATCCACCATTCTCGAGAATCGTCCACGACTCGGTTCTCCGCCTCACTCAAGAACCCGAAGAACGGCGCTTGGAGGAAGATGATGAATGGAGAGGCCGgcgttgatgatgatgatggtgaggatgatgaggatgatggGAATGATGTTGGGAAGAAGATGTCTTTGCCCAGATTCTATTTCATCTGTTTCGTGCTCTCGTTCGTTCTTCTTTTTACTGCTTTCTCTTTGATTCTTTGGGGAGCCAGCAAGCCGTACAAGCCTAGAATCTCCGTGAAG AGCATTGTGTTCGAGCGTTTCAATGTACAAGCAGGAATGGATGCAACAGGAGTACCGACCAAGATGCTGTCTCTTAATTCTACGGTCAGGATCTCTTTCCGCAACCCAGCTACTTTCTTTGGCGTACATGTATCCTCCACGCCTATCATTCTTTACTATTACCAGCTCGAGGTTGCTTCCGGATAT ATGAAGGAATTCTATCAATCTCGGAAAAGCCAACGGCTGATAACAGCAACGGTGCAGGGGACCCAGATTCCCCTCTACGGTGGAGGTTCGAGTCTGACCAGTTCGCATGAAAGTCCCATCAGTGTCCCTCTCAACCTAACCTTCGTGGTTAGATCTAGAGCGTACGTCCTTGGTAAGCTCGTGAAGCCTAAATTCTATCGGACCGTCCATTGCTGGGTTACTTTGAAACAGAACCGGCTTGGGAAACGGGTTGATCTGAAGGAGTCATGCAACTACGACTGA
- the LOC131243241 gene encoding uncharacterized protein LOC131243241 isoform X2, producing MHAKSDSEVTSLAPSSPTRSPRRPLYYVQSPSQHDAEKMSFQSSPMGSPAHHHFQYHCSPIHHSRESSTTRFSASLKNPKNGAWRKMMNGEAGVDDDDGEDDEDDGNDVGKKMSLPRFYFICFVLSFVLLFTAFSLILWGASKPYKPRISVKSIVFERFNVQAGMDATGVPTKMLSLNSTMKEFYQSRKSQRLITATVQGTQIPLYGGGSSLTSSHESPISVPLNLTFVVRSRAYVLGKLVKPKFYRTVHCWVTLKQNRLGKRVDLKESCNYD from the exons ATGCACGCGAAATCCGACTCGGAGGTGACGAGCCTAGCCCCGTCGTCACCGACTCGGTCCCCACGTCGGCCGCTGTACTACGTTCAAAGCCCGTCCCAACACGATGCGGAGAAGATGTCGTTTCAGTCGAGCCCAATGGGCTCGCCCGCCCACCACCATTTCCAATACCATTGCTCGCCCATCCACCATTCTCGAGAATCGTCCACGACTCGGTTCTCCGCCTCACTCAAGAACCCGAAGAACGGCGCTTGGAGGAAGATGATGAATGGAGAGGCCGgcgttgatgatgatgatggtgaggatgatgaggatgatggGAATGATGTTGGGAAGAAGATGTCTTTGCCCAGATTCTATTTCATCTGTTTCGTGCTCTCGTTCGTTCTTCTTTTTACTGCTTTCTCTTTGATTCTTTGGGGAGCCAGCAAGCCGTACAAGCCTAGAATCTCCGTGAAG AGCATTGTGTTCGAGCGTTTCAATGTACAAGCAGGAATGGATGCAACAGGAGTACCGACCAAGATGCTGTCTCTTAATTCTACG ATGAAGGAATTCTATCAATCTCGGAAAAGCCAACGGCTGATAACAGCAACGGTGCAGGGGACCCAGATTCCCCTCTACGGTGGAGGTTCGAGTCTGACCAGTTCGCATGAAAGTCCCATCAGTGTCCCTCTCAACCTAACCTTCGTGGTTAGATCTAGAGCGTACGTCCTTGGTAAGCTCGTGAAGCCTAAATTCTATCGGACCGTCCATTGCTGGGTTACTTTGAAACAGAACCGGCTTGGGAAACGGGTTGATCTGAAGGAGTCATGCAACTACGACTGA
- the LOC131243240 gene encoding signal recognition particle 43 kDa protein, chloroplastic produces MDALLINPSLSRLKLTSKFSNPTSSSSPWPTITTITFLPFPSRSNLKTTSIAAASNGSPSPSPSPPQFFKDQPLEQAADEDGQESYGEVDRIIGSRSVCRDEPSRRYDMEYLIQWKDGHAPSWVPSSNIAKDVIAEYDASWWAAAKKADAPALERILAADTDDSFRDVDAVDEEGRTALLFVSGLGSEPCVRLLADAGADLDHRDTQGGLTALHMAAGYGRPAVVKLLVEFGADPELTDARGRTPLVLAKEVLAATPKGNPMMFGRRLALEGVVKALEEAVFEYVEVEEVLEKRGKGERLEYLVRWKDGGENEWVRKEWIGEDLVRDFEEGLEYGIAEGVMDVREGENGKREFLVKWVDIEEATWEPEENVDVELVEEFESGKKKKMGGEGVVGPISGADVVQYEAQESVGS; encoded by the coding sequence ATGGACGCCCTCCTCATAAACCCCTCTCTCTCCCGTCTCAAACTCACTTCCAAATTCTCTAATCCAACTTCCTCCTCCTCTCCATGGCCCACCATCACCACCATCACATTCCTACCCTTCCCCTCTCGCTCCAATCTCAAAACCACCTCAATCGCCGCTGCATCCAACGGCTCGCCCTCACCTTCACCTTCACCTCCCCAATTCTTCAAAGACCAACCCCTCGAACAAGCAGCTGATGAAGACGGACAGGAATCATACGGCGAAGTAGACCGAATCATCGGCAGCCGATCCGTCTGCCGCGATGAGCCCAGCCGCCGCTACGACATGGAGTACCTAATCCAATGGAAAGACGGCCACGCCCCGTCGTGGGTTCCATCCTCCAACATCGCGAAGGACGTAATTGCTGAGTACGACGCCTCCTGGTGGGCCGCGGCCAAGAAGGCCGACGCCCCTGCCCTGGAGCGTATCCTCGCCGCCGACACCGATGACTCCTTCCGTGACGTCGACGCAGTTGACGAGGAAGGTCGTACTGCCCTCCTCTTCGTGTCTGGCCTAGGGTCCGAGCCCTGCGTCAGACTTCTGGCTGACGCAGGCGCGGATCTCGACCATCGCGACACCCAAGGAGGGCTGACCGCACTTCACATGGCTGCGGGTTACGGCCGGCCTGCGGTTGTGAAGCTGCTGGTGGAATTTGGGGCGGATCCGGAATTAACAGACGCGAGGGGGCGGACGCCACTGGTACTGGCAAAGGAAGTTCTAGCGGCAACACCGAAGGGGAATCCGATGATGTTTGGGAGGAGGTTGGCGTTGGAAGGGGTGGTGAAAGCGTTGGAGGAGGCGGTTTTTGAGTATGTAGAAGTGGAGGAGGTGTTGGAGAAGAGAGGGAAAGGAGAGAGGTTGGAGTATCttgtgaggtggaaagatggagGGGAGAATGAGTGGGTGAGGAAGGAATGGATTGGAGAGGATTTGGTTAGAGATTTTGAAGAAGGTTTGGAGTATGGGATTGCAGAAGGGGTTATGGATGTGAGGGAAGGTGAAAATGGGAAGAGAGAGTTTTTGGTGAAGTGGGTGGATAttgaagaggctacttgggagccTGAGGAGAATGTGGATGTAGAGCTGGTGGAGGAGTTTGAGagtgggaagaagaagaagatgggggGTGAAggagttgtggggcccatcagtggAGCGGATGTTGTGCAGTATGAGGCTCAGGAATCGGTTGGATCATGA